The Ictalurus furcatus strain D&B chromosome 23, Billie_1.0, whole genome shotgun sequence genome includes the window TCTTCTGAAGATCCCTCCAACGTGGAGAATTTATACTATGAGATTAGTGCCCCTGATCATCCACCTAGCTACTCCCAGCACAGCTACCAGAACATGAGGTTAGATGTGGATGGCAACTACCGGCTTTCAgatccagccaatcagaggccCCAATCTAGGGGTCATCACCCACCCCCCTACTCACAAGTGCCAGCATCTGCCAGGGCTAGTCAGCTTTGGTCCTCTGAGGCCACACGTGCCTGGACTGCAGCTCACTCgcactcctcctccttctctcattcCCATTCTCATGGTCATTCTCACAACAACCCACCAGGTCCTCGTGGTCACCCTCGGCTGCAGCGTCAAACCTCCTCCTCTGTCAGACTGACCCGCAGTGAGCTGCACCCCATCCATGCTGCCTCTGGCTTCTGCTCATCTGGGGGGCTGGTGCCTCTGTCTGTGCACCAGCGTAGCCTACACTGTTCCATGCGCTCACCCTCCTCCAGCCTCACTGCCTCCCAGCTACATCCATACTTTGAAAATGGGAAGGTGTGCTATCGCTATTTTGAGACCTCTGGACATGAAGAGGGACCACTGAGCCACCTTCAGCCATCAATGTCAAAACCGCATCAAGCCTATTCATCCCAGATCTCCCCAATACAAGCATATAACCCACCCTCCAAAGATGAACCCATTTATGTGAACTACCCTTTCACCAGCCCTCCAGGTGCTGGAATGAACACTAAGACTTGGGCCACCACAGACCTGGATGGAGATGTCCACCAAGGGGCAGAACCTGTCACGCACCCTCCTGAGCCATCTACAGAGGATGAGCAGCAGTCTCCAGACAAAGCTCTAGATCAGGAGTGTCCCACAACTAGTTTTGAAAGCCCTACCCAAAACGATGGTGCCACAGATTCCAAGGCACTGGAGATGCCCACAGCCTCTGATGCAACGCACTTTCGCAGCCACTCTGACCCGCAGAGCTCAAGCTCAGAACCCAGTCAGGCTCTTACAGGGAAGGACATTGCTTCGCTGCTGATTGAGAAGCTTGCAGAGGATGAAAGAGAGGGTCTAAGTGTGGTCACTTCATCCTCTGCATCTTCGTCGCCCCATGTTGAGTATCCCCCTAACCCATACCCCAGCCAACATCATAAGCGCCCACCACCTGCCTACAACCCAGGATCCTCTCGGGGTCATTTTGAGAGCCAGGGTCTGCCACGAGAAGGCTCAGGAGCTTTTCAACGCCAAGATCCCATGCGCCGTTCTTCCAGTGGCCAGTACAGACAAGCCTTTGATGTTATGCCATCTGGCGACCAAGTTCTTAAGTTTTTCAGAAGCCAAGACTTTATCCCAACTCCCCAGGGAGAAAGCACAACACCAAACCCATACCCAACAAGACCTCACTGTCAGGATTCCACCAGTCATATCCTTCAGGCTCACCCAGACACACCCCATTCCTCTACTCCTCCTTTGGTGGCCTTCTCAAACTTGGCACTAAGCACACCAAGAGGATATGGGGCTCAAATGGAAGTTAATCCATATAACCAGTACCCGTACCAGGCAGGCCCAGTGCTTCCGCCCTATCCCAGTGCTCCCAGGAGGGATGTGATTCTGGATCCTGCTCTTCGACCTACTGGACTTCGGAGCCAGAGGGACTTGAGCCGGCAGGGCAGTCTGTCTGGTCCCAACTGGTCCATTCACACAGAGGGTCAGACTCGCAGTTACTGTTAAagcacaaaccaatggcaaggGTAAACGTTCTTTGGACTGGAAGTGAAATCCATTGGGAGGAATGTCCTAAAATAACCCCACTGCTGTGCTCCATAACTGGACCTTTAGAGTAAAGGAAAGAGAAGTAGACCGAGAGGGTAGGGCATGATGGTTAAGAAAATCAAAGAAGTGAACCATATAGTGGCTTAGATATGTAAACATTCCAGTAGACACTGTGTTGTCCAGCAGAGGTCATCAGAGAGTTGTATGGCTGCTGTCCCTCTGAAGGGAGTATCAGGTATTCTGCGTGGTGGCGTTTTTCTGCTTTAGGTACTTTCTGGGTTTAAGTTTATTGCTAGAACACTAGGTGACAGGACAGAGAGTGGTGTCCAGGGAAATAAGCTTAGTatgtgtctcttttttttttttttcttttttaaatgctaaaataatTTGACGGTAACCTTATGCTGCTGGCTGGTTCTAAAGAAGCAACTTGTTTCATTTtgcctttgtattttttttgttgttgttgtttgtagtAGTCAGTTTAATTTTTACagctttttaacattttaagttAATTTAACTTCATTACAAAGAGcatttaagatattttttgCTGTGTTTCAAAGACTGCGAAGAATAGGAATGTTATAGTTTTTAGTCattggtttttgtttgtgtgtgcaagagagagagaatgggcaTGTGTTTTCATTTGTGTATGGATGTTTGTGTCCCAATAATCTTCTATGTCCTGTGAAACGTACATGAAAGAACGTGAAGGAAACACTGCCATGTGCTTAAGggataatgtgtatgtgtgcatctacgtacattttgtgtgtgtccaTATTTATTGGAAGGTACTGCACATGTAATCATAACATGTACTGGATATGGGATTTCATAGCTAAACTGTCAACCGATGTGCTAATCAATGCATCAGTCGTTACATTATTGGTAAATACAGAGGTTTCCTCAGACCAATCAGTTGCACTGTAGGAGTTTTTGCTGCATGGCCCATCAAAGGTTTTATGACAtcttcttgttattattattgttattgttattattattattattattattattattttgacttGGAGAGGAAGGAAGAAGTGCTTTGTGTAATGAAACACCCTGCCCAGTCACCAAACTTtaaaccaattgagatgctctGGGAGGAGTTCAGATGAAAGGCTTGCGTCATGGCAGAGCATCTCTGATGAATGCCTGGAAAAACTGACTGTTTAATAAAGAATGTGTATGCAGTAGTTGTAGTTgctaagcatttttttttaacaagcctataacatatttaatattttattaattattatgctGAATATTTACACGATATTTGTCTTTAATACATTAAATCACTACAAACCAACAAAGAAAATGTTCTGTTATTGAAGCATTGTAAGAATCTAGATGTCTCCAAATTTTTGATGGGCAATGTTTGTCCAGTTCTGATACCTGTTGAATCTGTTGTCTTTCTGAGGAATTGTTGAAATGTTCTCACAAATCTGTGTTCACataatgattatattattacCACAACAAAAGTGTGCGACGTGTATCCGAGGTTCTTAGTTCAGTTCGGTTAGTTTAGTTCCGACACTAATACACCTGTACGTTTTCCCCCTCGAGACTTATCTAAATATTGGAGCCAAGTTTATTAGGTAGTTCTTGCATACTGCCAaagtttagttcagcagaaacaGGGTTGGGCAGCTCAACACTACTGTAATGCAATATGACAATGTGAGGATTCCTTAGGGCAAGTGAGCTCCTGGTGATCTACCCTTAACTTAAACACACCtgactctaaaaaaaaaaaaaaaaaaaaaaaaaaaaaaaatttaagcacGCCTGAATAGATCTCAGATGAATGGATTTGGGCGTGATGGCTTTTTAGgttgtgtttcatttctgtAGGAGGGTAGCGCTCCGGGAACATAGTTGCACACCTCTTAGGGTGGAACAGGGATGACACCTGTAGTGGTTTCCTAGCAACGGATGCCTTTCCTTGAGCACTTGTTTTGTAACGTGCCGAGACTTGAACATTACCTCTTGAGTCAGTGTTAATAGGGATACATGAGCCTTTAATTGCTCCTTTCTCGTTAGCAGTATGTCTGGTGTCCTTAAATATCTGGCCCTAAATGTTTAAGGTGAATACAttgcacattttaatttttttgtttgtttgctgcgCAGGAGTGAGCAACTTTGTTGAAGCCTTTAAAGTACAAagtttaggtgtgtgtgtgtgggtgtgtgtgtgtgtgtgtgaaggctcttgtcttttttttattattattattattttttttatccataacTATGCAGTGAAGTACAAGGGAAGATTTCCTACAACATAGTAACTCTTTACTCCAAATGTAATGTATGTATTCCAGTAGTGAGGGGTGTgggtgtgcgcacgtgtgttgGTTTATGTGCTTTAAACCTAAACATCCTGTTCAATGGTCTCTTTTTTGCCTTGTAGCAATTTGCAAAAGGCAATTCACcatgttttgtaatatttaccgatgtgtgaataaaaaaaattttaaaaaaaaaacttggatgCATCAGTCATGTATAGTGTTTGTGTGATATTTTATACAACAAAGGTTCTgatgaattctcgaatctgattggtcagaagccattgattaattttctgtaccaGCAGCTCTAATAGTAAGGCCAGCTGCAAGACAAAACACGTTTATGTTCATGCACTTGttgtaatacgttattgtttctctAGCAACAGCTCACAGGGATTGACAATAACGGTGATTTATAACAAACGTCATTTTTGATATGGTgatgctttctgtaaggagacttatttaatataatttttctgtaaggagtttatttaatatttatggaacgTTATTATGGTCTCCAGTTTTgacactttgtaacagtaagtttTTCCACCACACCgaagtcttcaggatagaggactTCCTATGTAGTGTGTcaagttgtttttctttcttattaatGTAACCATAGAGGGGGGGAGGCTTGTGAGGGAATGACTTTATAATTGCTAGAATTaaagtgataataggaactaacttgtctcatggacattccacaacgttaaatgtaactttaaatggatttaaccttttaaatggttaaaagtatgacatgttggtccttaataattaaaagaaatgtaattattgacaaattgctgtgatagAAGAAGAATAACACTTAACATTAACACTTATTAATAATCAAGTTTAGGGCATCACGCTACATGgtttaatacattatttaattgtagcacatctcctgtgcacagcccgtTTTACGCATcgccccacagatttttagttggattcagggctgggctctggctaggttgttcaaaaacattgattttcttttggttaagccattcctttgttgatttagatgtatgctttgggtcatcgTCTGCTGAacggtgaaattcctttttataacacccccccccccccccccccatttgtttaatttgttttgcacGTGTTTTTTCATACACTGtgatttcacattaaaggtcaGAAACAATCTGACATGATCTATCTTGGtgtcttttacttcacaaaacctgccattttaacaggggtgtgtagactatttatatccattgtatgtATCTGTATATAATGAAAACCAAGCTGTTCTCACTGATTATTGAGTCAGTATTAAACTCTGTGCTATTCCTTTGgagttattataataataataatctgctaTAAtaggatttattttgttttcagttaTAACATGAGCATGAGAGAGGAATtcctctctatatctctcttaGAGGAATATCCTGTAAAACTAGTCAGCCTCTCTGTCACAGGATCCACTCccagatacacacagacatgacTAAGATTAGACACCTTTTAGTATTCAACTCCTGTGTGGAATCAGGTATCGGTTTGTGCTGTAGTTTCCTGGGTGTAACCGTCACTATGCTGAAAGTCGTGTTACATAGGGGTTAGATACaaatatagaataaataaaggcaAACTGGTACTTCATTGTTTATTAACACAGTTACAAACAGtcacatatgcacacatgtaactgattaaaacataacataaatatatttttctgtaaatttgcaATTGCCATAAGAGGAAAAACCCTGAAATTGACTTCTTTTAAAGAATGTAATGAAATCTATAATAAAAGCCCATGATAGTTCAAAAGGAACAAAGCCACTATCATGCCAAACACAAAACccattacaaacacacacacaaaaaaaactgtaaatgttGTGCAATCAGTATCAATGTTTGCCTCGAAGGAAGATCTTGGCAGCAGGAGGCAGAAATGGCAAGTTCATATGTGGCATTGTTCAAAGCCAAGAatgtaataaatgaacaaaatctaGCAGGTACTTATTACACTGATAAATTTCATTTGAAagtcattaacatttttggttgAAAAATCTGCTTAATGTTGTTATTCCAGGAGGAGGAAGTACACAATGGTGATCAGCAGGAGGAAAAACTGAATGGTAGAGACAGAAAAAATACATTAGCAAACATCATCTTGCAACTTTttcaaatgtgtgtatgtatctgtatgtatgtaagtcCTAATGGGGAAAACATGAGTAAAGTCCTGAAATCATGAGTCAATTAGAATATCGTACTAAAAACCATGAGAAAGGCATGTGTGGAGGCCTGGAAAAACATCTCAGatagaaatttttttattattattattatttttatttttttttaatctataccACTATATACAGCGCTGGAAAAAATGAAGAGACCACTGCAAAATTATCAGTTTCTCTGGTTTTACTATTTATAGGTATGCGTTTGggtaaaatgaacatttttgttttgttctattCTAACTACTGACAACATTTCTCCcaaattccaaataaaaatattgtcattTTCTGCAAATAAATGCTCTAAATGACAACtggtcaaaataacaaaaaaaattcagtgttGTCAGACCTCGaataatgcaaagaaaataagttCATATTAATTTATAAACACAATACTAATGTTTTAACTTAAGAAGAGTTCAGAGATCAATATTTGGTGGTATAACCCTGattttcacagctttcatgCGTCTTGGCATGCTCGCCACCAGTCTTTCACATTGATGTTGGGTGACTTTATGCCACTCCTGGCACAAAAATTCAAGCAGCTCGGCTTTGTTTGATGGCTTGTGACCATCCATCTTCCTCTTGATCACATTCCAGAGGTTTTCAGTGGGGTTCAGGTCTGGAGATTGGGCTGGCTATGACAGGGTCTTGATCTGGTGGTCTTCCATCCACACCTTGATTGCCTTGGCTGTCTAGTatggagcattatcctgctgtaAAAACCAATCCTCAGAGTTGGGGAACATTATCAGAGCAGATGAAGGTAAGTTTTCTTCCAGAACAACCTTGTACGTGGCTTGATTCATGTGTCCTTCACAAAGACAAATCTGCCCGATTCCAGCCTTGAGTTGGCGATCATCACGGTCAGTGGAGAATCGTTTTCGCTCTCTGCCAGTCTGTAGCTTTGTTGTCCCCAATGTCTGCTGCTTGACCTTGTTCTTATGAACCGCCGTCTTTGAAATTTTAAGGATGGAAGCAACGTGACGCTCACTGTATCCCTCTGCCAGTAAAGCCAGAATTGAACCCTTCTTTTCCTCACTCAAAACTTTCCTTTTCACTTCTTTTGGCATGGTTTTTATTCCAGTTACTTTTGACATACTACTAGCATTGTCTTTGCCATCCAGCTGGTCCTATAGCAAGAGGCTAGTGATGACTTTTATACTCTTCCTCGTTAAATAAGATTTGGTTCAGCTGATCACCTAATCAGTACCTCATTCAGTAGAATGAAGTGTGCAAGTGTTGGAATTCAAGAGACATTGGAATGGAATGGCTGTCATAGATGTAGACATGCTGATTTAGGAAAAATTTACAGTGGTCTCTTAACTTTTTCCAGAGCTGTTTGTGGTCCTCAGCAACAAATAACCTCAGatgacgacaacaacaacaacaacaaaaaaccacaacagAGTTCAATAATTAGTCATTTTTCCGAAAGTAAAACAACATTCAGAAACTAGATGGGAAACAATAAGTACACCCGATGATACAGTAACATATATAGCCACCTTAAGCAACTAAAACTTGTAAAgcaaatgttttctgtaagagTTTAACAGTCTCAAATCATTAGGagaaattttggcccactcttctttacaacattgcttcagttcattgatgaTTGagggtatttatttatgcacagctctcttaagatcccaccacagcatctcaattgggttgaggtctggacttggTCAACGCATTGACTTTCATCTCCTTTAACAATTCAGATGTcaatttgctggtgtgcttgggatcattttCCTGTTGCATGCCTCAATTTCAGCCAagcttaagctgctggacagatgtcctcacaTGCTATATTCTGGTATAAACTGGAGTTCATCGTAGTCTTAACGACGTCAAGTTTCCTATGactgcaaaacaagcccaaatattcacccctccaccaccatgcttcagagctggtatgaggtgtttgtggtgatGTGTTTGGTTTTCACAAAACATGGCACTGTGCATGATGACCAAACTCTACCTTTGTCTCATCAttccaaaggatattgttccagaacttctGTGCTTTATTCAGATGTAATATTGCAATCCTAAGTCGTGCTGACATATTCTTTTGGAGAGAATGGTCTTTTTCCTAGCCACCCTTCCATGAAAGCCATACAGTACTTGTTCAGTCTTCTTCTGATTGTGTTGTCatgaacataaatatttaatgtgcttacagagccctgtaggtcacatgatgtagctcttTGGTTTTCCTTTGTTTCCTTTGGTTTTTCAGGTCACAGCCATTCACAAACTCCAATTCCCAGCAAACACCACGGCCTGCAAACATGTCCACCATGGACTACTCCGCCCAGAACACGCACACACTAGCCCGTCCTCAGTTGCCAAGGTTTTGATTGAACACACCTGTGTTCaatcagccacacacacacacacacacacacacaggactctTTAAATCTTTTGATTAGTGTTTGTTTATctggttttgaccctgtttGTTTCCTGTTTTCCTGTCATCCCTATTTTCCTTGCCTTGCCTGTGCCAACCAGTTTGCATATCGCCTGACCTTGAACCTCATTgtcgatttggatttgttgcaCTTGATTAATCTGTTTTACCTGCCGTCATATCCGTCTTTGCCTCCGTTACATAAcaatcagaatattttttttaacaaaaaaaaaaacaatttttgttcaaaaccaaaacactgttTTCTAACAGATTTTCCAAGACCACCACACATTTATGCTTTAGTATCTTAATCTCAAAGCTAGTCAGGACAAATAATAATGTGGTAATTACTTATATGGTGTTGCAGTAGAGTATACTATTTATCAGCTCCTAACAATTCTGACAGGTAGTGACCATTTCTATTAAACAAATGTATCCTCAGGACATTAACATTCAATACTAttcattgggggggggggggaattctAAGGTTTaacactcaccacaaacatttGCACGGCAAAGCCATACCAGCTCACGGACCAGGTATAACGATTTAACACAGTCTGGATGTAGTTGAAACAACCCTGCAGGAAGAGGTGCAAATAAACTCGTTTCAAATACAGTGTAAATCAGAAAATGACTTGCTCTTGCCTTTGGCTAAATAGCTATCATTGGACACTAGTTTTCTGGTCTGTAAAATTTTGGTTCTGCCTACCTTGCTGAATACTGCACTGGTCTGGCCAAACATGCAGCCAACTGGGTCAGCTGGATCAAAGCTGTTCTGGCGTTGGCAGCAGTTGAGGGGCCAGGTGTATGTGCTGCCATACGTCTGCTTGAAGGTGGAATTGTACTCTATCCAGTCCATTGGGCTGTCTGTCCCGCAGCATTGAGCCTAGACACAGGAAAAATAGATTGAGAATTAGAACATTAAAATGACTTCTTCAGTAAACCCAATGTCTAGCACTTAGTTAATACCAGATATTTTGGAATCACAATGCAAAATGCtacattaattcattcaatcatgttcagtaactgctttatcctgctcagggccACAGTAGATCCAGAGCCTATATATAAACTGAATGGTATGCAAGTCCATGACAGGGAACCATACATATCCACATTCACACTAAGGCACTTTAGTCTAGCCAATTCACCTTCAAGCAAGTTTTTGGGATGTAGGAGAAATGATGAGCAGAAAGGGGCAAACTTAAATCCCACACATTGTTGATCCATTACTTTGGAGTCCAAAACCTTAACTACTTAGCTTATGGCATGCTGTCTAAAATGTTgcaatacattttattgttttattatttttatttatttatttattttatccaacCTGTGTATTAATAGCACAGACACATTTGGGTCATATTAATTTTGCTGAAACTGATGTTCTGGAAAAGGTTTGAATTTTAATGCCTGAATTAAAGACATGCCATTCCACCACCGGTGTTTATAATATAAACACAATTTCATGTGAGTGAACAATTGAGCCTGACTCTTTCACAACCAACAGTATGAGCTACACAGACTTGTTTTGGGTGACGGATCTCAAGGCTTCTTCAAGATCTCATGAGACTACTTCATTAATCTACTGCCAATGAATCAGTGTTGTAtttgaaatactgtatatcctgATGTCATCTGTATGGCTAGCAGAGTAAGCTTTCCACGTTTCCTTTTATAAGTATTTGCAGGGGATGtgcggcttagtggttagcatgtttgccttgcacctccagggttgggggttcgaaccCCACCTCCATGCTCCTCTGACAACTCCCCCAtgaggtgtctgtgtgtgtgattgtgcagcCTGTCTAGGGATAGGGATagtccctgagataggctcccctgtgaccctgtgtaggataagtggtatggatggataacaaaaacaaacatctaaAAATGGCTTCAGTTTGTACCTGACTGACTCAGTGGCTGTCAAAATTATACGAGGAATAGAAGTGGGActttgggacgtgctgttataataaaataataaatttcagGGTGAAAACATCATCACCCTCACCTGATGGGAAAAGCACatcccatcatgttttattcatcttaaagcacaGCAATTAGCCCTTGCTAACgcttgttttctttattaaagaacatgtgcttttttaaatccattttgaTTACATATAATGAggtggaatgtctgcaaaacaagttatttcctgttatcacttatgttatgaCTGCAAGAAACAGACATtaataaaacttaaaaatgcagcttgtcttgATACCAAGAGACCGCAAAACCCTctgccctgaagactttcctgtggtggaaaacaaaaaaactacagctttacttctggctgttacaaagcactgacactggagactccttccaaaaaatgctaaataaacatttcctcaaAGAATTGAATGATTacccactttttaaaattatttttataaattatcCTTGGAGCGGATTTGTAATGTGGAGATTCCACCATGCCTTGTAGCCGGAACTCCTATCAGAACTACTCTtaaaattaaactaattaactaactaaACTAACTAAATTTGACTAATCAGATTCAAGCAATATTATaacttgttttattattagtgcaAGATTATCTTCACAAAGCTGATGCAAATATAATTTGGTTTAATGAGCATGAACGCTGAATTATCGAACATCGGAAGAAATTATGGTCTCTTTTTATGCACTGGAAAGAACAAAGAGAGTCTGTAAGTTACATTACCGAACAAGATCCTGGATCCAGAAtccagttgttgttgttttttttattccctgAATTTTTCCCGAATTTAGTCTTAGTCAATTCTTAACCACCAGTCAGGTCTCCGCTATCATATGACAGATACCAGCCAACTTCTTCCAAGAGACACTGAAGCCAGCCGTTTGCATCTTTTCAAATTGCCTtgcatgctgtgtcacagggtggcttaacacactcagaggacaGCGTTATTCATCCCacttctgcatgcatgagctcatagaaacccatgattggctagcaTCCCATTATCAATTTCCAGTTTATACTTAGTAAAATTGTACTTGGACATTTAAGAGATCTTTGCTTCCTAAGGTGGTCCTATATAGAACTCTCAATGATGGGGAAATCCTCTGGTGTAGGGTTAAACAttgaacctttaagggtttcctCAAAACAGCAAGCCAAAAAAACTTAACTTAAAGTGTCTTCCCTAATATATATCCTATAAAAATGGTTATATCTACcatgctgaaaaatccagctttgcctaaccagctgccaaaacacaggccaAGCTGGTTGAACTGGTAGCCCATCCTTGCCAGCTGTTCTGGCAGGCGTCCTGGTAGAAAGGATAGAGCTTCTGAATTACTGCTACTAATTCTTACATTGTAAACAAGTTAATATTacgattttacatttacaaatatttattgatAAATTTAGTCAAGTAATAAGGAAACTGGAAATGAACTCCTCTGCACTACTCTGTACTCTGTGCAcgttgcttctctagaactcaattaaaaatcttgtctAGTAGCACCTACTTACAtaatatttatggaatttgGCAGACGCCTTTATCAAGAGCAACTTACagtttatacatctgagcagttgaaggttaagtgcccagcagtgacaggttaatagtgctgggatttgaactcacaccTTCCGATCAGGCGTCCActgttttaaccactgagcttgtattgtattgtattgtattgttctccgcttgatatatcactttgctaatatttcctcatttggcAACCAAGTCAGAATTTCATCTGGGTAGATTTACCCTTTTAGAGTATATATTTTGTACAAGAGAAATATTGCATCTCTCACAAaaacactaaaatcaattacacttaatttgtatatttattataaatgtgtacattttctACTTTTACTGTATTGTTTCCACACTGAGAGCTTCCTGAATAGTTCACACACAACCTGAAGTTTGTATAACTAAAAAAAGGAGGGGTCAAACATGCTGTATCAAGCCTCGGTTGAAGAAAATCCAAGCTAATGTGGCTCAGTTGTGTGAAAAGCCAAACCATGGTGAGTTTAGTGTGAAATTCACCAAAGCATGATTAGGACTGTGGCTCCCAACAGACTAAAAACAGAGAATTTTCCAGAACAGGGTGTACTTACATCATTCATCACTTTGTTCCAAGTACCGGTTATCTGCCTTCCTTGGTTACTGTCCTGTGCATAGTACTTCAGCATCTGATTCTTCACGAGGTTACTGTTTCCAATCAGCtacaaaaggagagagaaatggaCAAAAGGATAGTTcagctaaaatgctaacatgGCTAAAAGTGAATGAAAAGATTAAAGCCAGCAAAACTGTTAAGTATTTTTATGAAGTCCATGACACAAATGATTAGCATTAACCttttgttaatgtttccttCAAAAGAAGTATGAATAAAGATGAGGAATAAATGAGATGTTACAGTGATCCTGTGTTTAAATACTGTTTATTGTATGCTAGTTAGCTTCTAGTAAAtggggctttttttctttctttcttttttttttttaaatcaaaaaacATCTGTAGTTGACAGAAACTGCAAAACATATGTCTATTTGTGCagacatgtttattattaattttaacatGAACAgctaaaaaatatttcatagcAAGCTAACTAGTTACAGTGCTATCTCCTTGGCTTGCTACCTAGCTTGAAGAGCGAAGCAATGAAGCTATGCTAGTTGTAAAAACAGTAGCTCCCTAGAGTAAATATGAATATGGCAAGTCAAATGgtatattttttatgtattttattcctcttctttacatttataatgacatttcacaattttccttcttttttttttgagaattcCATCACACTGGGCAAGTCATGATTGCTGTAATTACTAATATTGCTGATAATATCTCCCAACTTGGTCTTT containing:
- the upk1a gene encoding uroplakin-1a — protein: MANGGIIALMVVVVILNVVAAAAGLALCALAIWVAVDPYKVYPISAVSGKDDIFAAAWIAIFTGFAYFCTAIFGIYAALKRKRSLVLLYLILMFIIFIFECASCITAVTNRDYLIGNSNLVKNQMLKYYAQDSNQGRQITGTWNKVMNDAQCCGTDSPMDWIEYNSTFKQTYGSTYTWPLNCCQRQNSFDPADPVGCMFGQTSAVFSKGCFNYIQTVLNRYTWSVSWYGFAVQMFVFFLLLITIVYFLLLE